A genomic stretch from Candidatus Macondimonas diazotrophica includes:
- a CDS encoding CsgG/HfaB family protein, with protein MRKLWGTVLAASALLAGCQGTTPSIGSSGARTVATGAAGGATAENASDQLERCTETLGTLAVEENRGDPWYSVFRQRFQMQSTVPTLRLLIQQSNCFVLVERGSAMNNMMAERQLEQSGEMRGGSNFGKGQMVAADYTLIPSVTFSKQDTGGLRGAVGALSPLAGAVAGNFQFNDAATVLTMIDNRSGVQLAAAEGSARNMDFGGMGALFAGVGLGVGGRSKTPQEKVLVAAFMDSYNQMVRAVRSYEAQTVRGGLGTGGRLGVDGGSTPASREINSR; from the coding sequence ATGAGAAAGTTATGGGGAACCGTTCTGGCAGCGAGCGCGCTGCTCGCTGGATGCCAGGGAACCACGCCGTCGATTGGGAGTAGTGGCGCGCGCACCGTGGCGACCGGTGCCGCCGGCGGCGCCACAGCGGAAAATGCCAGTGATCAGCTCGAACGCTGCACCGAGACGCTTGGGACGCTTGCGGTCGAGGAGAACCGCGGTGATCCGTGGTATTCAGTGTTCCGGCAACGGTTTCAGATGCAATCCACCGTTCCAACGCTGCGCCTTCTGATTCAGCAATCCAACTGCTTTGTGCTCGTCGAGCGCGGTAGTGCCATGAACAACATGATGGCCGAGCGTCAGCTTGAGCAATCCGGGGAAATGCGCGGCGGCAGCAATTTCGGCAAGGGCCAGATGGTAGCTGCGGACTATACCCTGATTCCATCGGTGACCTTCAGCAAACAGGACACCGGCGGGTTGCGGGGCGCTGTCGGCGCGCTCTCTCCCTTGGCGGGTGCGGTAGCCGGCAATTTCCAGTTCAACGACGCTGCGACGGTTCTGACCATGATTGACAACCGTTCCGGGGTCCAGCTCGCGGCTGCCGAGGGTAGCGCGCGGAACATGGATTTCGGCGGCATGGGCGCGCTGTTCGCCGGCGTGGGTCTAGGGGTTGGCGGGCGATCCAAGACGCCGCAGGAAAAAGTGCTCGTGGCGGCCTTCATGGATTCCTACAATCAGATGGTACGCGCGGTGCGCAGCTATGAGGCACAGACCGTCCGCGGCGGCCTGGGCACCGGCGGGCGCCTCGGCGTGGACGGCGGCAGCACACCGGCGTCTCGGGAAATCAACAGCCGTTGA